The Eubacterium maltosivorans genome includes the window GGTATGGTTGACATGGGAGAGGGTGAGGAAATGGTCGGCGTGCTTGTGCATATTGACACCGTACCCGTTGGCGAAGGCTGGAGCGTTGATCCCTTTGACGGGACAGTGATTGATGGAAAGGTTTATGGCAGAGGCGCCAATGATGACAAGGGCCCGGCCATTGTGGCGCTGTATGCCATGAAAGCTCTGAAGGACAGCGGTGTGCCGATAAACAAGCGTATCCGTCTGATTATCGGCGGTGATGAGGAAAGCGGAACCTGGCGCTGTATGGATCGTTATAAAGAAACCGAGATCATACCAGACTATGCCTTTTCGCCGGACGCGTCCTATCCGGTTATCTTTGCCGAAAAGGGTATTCTCAAGGTTCAGATTCACAACAAGACTGATGTTGCAGGTGAGGATTTGACGCTGAAGGCCGGAAAACAGATCAATATAGTACCTGACTTTGCGGAGGCCGAGGCAGAAGGGCGAAGGTTTACGGCAAAGGGCAAGCCTGCCCACGCCATGGAACCGCAAAATGGTGTTAACGCGCTGTTAAAGCTGGGGCATGAGCTTAAAGAGACCGGAATCGATCATCCGTTTTTAACGCTTCTGGACAGAGCAAATGTGGAGGGATTCAATATTGCTATTTCAGACGAGGTTTCCGGTGAGCTGACGATTAATCCTGCCATTGGCAGGGTCGATGAGCAGGGCTCAAGGCTGGAGTGCGATATCCGTTATCCGGTAACTGCGGATGTTGATGATATTATCGAGCGAATTCGCCAGTCTGTGGATCCTGTCGGTTATGAGGTAGATGCAA containing:
- a CDS encoding Sapep family Mn(2+)-dependent dipeptidase is translated as MNFKVDQEQMLRDLRGLLSIASTNGDAGVIDEMTPLGKNINDAIDYMLAIGKRFGFETQNLDGCCGMVDMGEGEEMVGVLVHIDTVPVGEGWSVDPFDGTVIDGKVYGRGANDDKGPAIVALYAMKALKDSGVPINKRIRLIIGGDEESGTWRCMDRYKETEIIPDYAFSPDASYPVIFAEKGILKVQIHNKTDVAGEDLTLKAGKQINIVPDFAEAEAEGRRFTAKGKPAHAMEPQNGVNALLKLGHELKETGIDHPFLTLLDRANVEGFNIAISDEVSGELTINPAIGRVDEQGSRLECDIRYPVTADVDDIIERIRQSVDPVGYEVDAMQIVPPLYVKKDSPLVQTLLGVYRDITGDRTEPMAIGGGTYARAFNNAVAFGVLFPGEPDMCHQVDEYWSVKDMMVNLQIIAGALAALGVSKRGM